The Methylomonas montana genome has a window encoding:
- a CDS encoding TIGR04063 family PEP-CTERM/XrtA system glycosyltransferase yields MKILHILDHSIPLHSGYTFRTRAILEQQRKLGWETFHVTSAKHQVAEAPIETIDGLTFYRSVIPQGLAAKLPVLNQWAIVQSLAERMDEIIPQIKPDILHAHSPALNGFAALKMAKKYGLPLVYECRAFWEDAAVDHGTTQEGSLRYRLTKALETHVFKHADAVTTICEGLRRDIIGRGVAAEKITVIPNAVDIDKFTYGEAAEPDLQAELGLSGKIVLGFIGSFYAYEGLLLLLDALPAIIEQQPDVRLLLVGGGPQQQQIVQKIEELGLQDWVILPGRVAHDQVQRYYNLVDIFVYPRLAMRLTDLVTPLKPLEAMAQGRLLVASDVGGHHELIRNRETGYLFKAGDKTALAQAVLAALNQQDQWEQVRQAGRRYVEEERNWRRSVSHYQAVYGRVMAGKDGR; encoded by the coding sequence ATGAAGATATTACACATATTGGATCACTCCATTCCTTTGCACAGCGGATACACTTTCCGTACCCGCGCCATTCTTGAACAACAACGCAAACTGGGTTGGGAGACGTTTCACGTCACATCGGCTAAACATCAAGTCGCGGAAGCGCCCATCGAAACCATAGATGGGCTAACCTTTTATCGATCCGTCATCCCGCAAGGTTTGGCGGCAAAATTACCTGTTTTAAATCAGTGGGCCATCGTGCAGTCTTTGGCGGAACGAATGGATGAAATCATTCCGCAGATCAAGCCGGATATTTTGCACGCCCATTCGCCGGCATTGAATGGGTTTGCGGCATTAAAAATGGCCAAAAAATATGGGTTGCCGTTGGTTTACGAATGCCGGGCATTTTGGGAGGATGCGGCCGTCGATCACGGTACCACTCAAGAAGGCAGTTTGCGTTACCGATTGACCAAGGCTTTGGAAACACACGTGTTTAAGCATGCCGACGCTGTCACGACTATTTGCGAAGGTTTACGCCGAGATATTATCGGGCGCGGAGTCGCCGCAGAAAAAATTACCGTGATTCCCAACGCCGTCGATATCGATAAGTTTACCTATGGCGAAGCCGCCGAGCCCGATTTGCAGGCCGAATTGGGTTTGAGCGGCAAAATTGTACTCGGCTTTATCGGGTCTTTTTATGCTTATGAAGGCTTGCTGCTGCTGTTGGATGCTTTGCCGGCGATTATCGAACAGCAACCTGATGTGCGATTGTTGTTAGTGGGCGGCGGGCCGCAACAGCAGCAAATCGTGCAGAAAATTGAGGAGTTGGGCTTGCAGGATTGGGTCATTCTTCCCGGACGCGTCGCTCACGATCAAGTGCAGCGCTATTACAATCTAGTCGATATTTTTGTTTATCCGCGCTTGGCGATGCGCTTAACCGATTTGGTGACCCCTTTGAAGCCGCTGGAAGCGATGGCCCAAGGCCGATTGTTGGTGGCGTCGGATGTCGGCGGACATCACGAATTGATTCGCAACCGGGAAACCGGCTATCTGTTCAAAGCCGGAGATAAAACAGCGTTGGCGCAAGCGGTGTTGGCGGCGCTCAATCAGCAAGATCAATGGGAGCAAGTTCGGCAAGCCGGTAGGCGCTATGTCGAAGAAGAGCGCAATTGGCGGCGAAGCGTTAGTCATTATCAAGCTGTTTACGGCAGGGTAATGGCGGGTAAAGATGGCAGATAA
- a CDS encoding glycosyltransferase, with translation MADNSPRLIVFSSLYPSRVRPNAGVFIRERMSKVARHCPLVVISPVPWFPLQGLIQWFKPDYRPQPDKYEDQDGISVYFPRFLSIPGMGRSWDGFFMALGSLAICYRLKKRFAFNLIDAHFAYPDGYAATLLGRWFKVPVTITLRGTEVPLSKTPSRRQRLLKALNNAARVFSVSDSLKRHVVNLGADAEKIRVVGNGIDTAKFFPVDKRLARQHWQIPEDAQVLISVGGLVDRKGFHRVIEILPALIEKYPRLLYLIVGGASPEGNIRSRLEQQVETLNLGQHVRFLGALPAEQLHGPLSAADLFVLATANEGWANVFLEAMACGLPVISTDVGGNREVVADETLGSIVPFGNADALLLALDNALQRQWDRQAIINYAADNAWDKRVDILLAEFKKLVE, from the coding sequence ATGGCAGATAACTCGCCAAGACTGATTGTTTTCAGTTCTTTGTATCCCAGTCGGGTCAGGCCTAACGCTGGCGTTTTTATTCGCGAGCGTATGTCCAAAGTGGCTCGTCATTGCCCTTTGGTGGTCATTTCGCCGGTTCCCTGGTTTCCATTGCAAGGCCTGATTCAATGGTTTAAACCTGATTATCGGCCGCAACCGGATAAATACGAAGATCAAGACGGTATCTCTGTGTATTTTCCGCGCTTTTTATCAATACCTGGGATGGGGCGGTCTTGGGACGGTTTTTTTATGGCGCTAGGTAGCTTGGCGATTTGCTATCGATTAAAAAAGCGCTTTGCGTTTAATTTGATTGATGCCCACTTCGCTTATCCGGATGGCTATGCGGCCACCTTACTCGGCAGATGGTTTAAGGTGCCGGTAACCATCACGTTGCGTGGTACAGAAGTGCCATTGTCTAAAACTCCCAGTCGTCGGCAACGATTATTGAAAGCACTAAATAATGCCGCCCGAGTATTTTCGGTATCGGATTCCTTAAAGCGACATGTGGTTAATTTGGGTGCCGATGCCGAAAAAATCCGGGTGGTGGGTAACGGCATCGATACCGCAAAATTTTTTCCTGTCGATAAGAGGTTGGCCCGGCAACATTGGCAAATTCCCGAAGATGCTCAGGTATTGATTTCGGTCGGCGGATTGGTCGATAGAAAAGGTTTCCATCGGGTGATCGAAATTCTGCCGGCATTAATCGAAAAATATCCACGATTGCTATACTTGATCGTCGGCGGCGCCAGCCCGGAAGGCAATATTCGCAGTCGCTTGGAGCAACAAGTTGAAACGCTTAATCTCGGTCAACATGTCCGCTTTCTAGGGGCGCTGCCCGCCGAGCAATTGCATGGCCCATTATCGGCCGCCGATCTATTTGTTTTGGCCACTGCCAACGAAGGTTGGGCCAACGTGTTTCTGGAGGCCATGGCTTGCGGCTTGCCGGTGATTAGCACCGACGTCGGCGGCAATCGCGAGGTGGTTGCTGATGAAACGCTGGGCAGTATCGTGCCGTTTGGGAATGCGGATGCCTTATTGCTAGCGCTTGATAATGCCTTGCAACGACAGTGGGATCGGCAGGCTATAATTAATTATGCGGCTGATAACGCTTGGGATAAGCGGGTGGATATTTTGTTGGCTGAATTCAAGAAACTGGTGGAGTGA